A genomic region of Sciurus carolinensis chromosome 7, mSciCar1.2, whole genome shotgun sequence contains the following coding sequences:
- the LOC124988309 gene encoding steroid 21-hydroxylase isoform X1, with protein sequence MLFLGLLLLLTLLAGSRLLWGQRKLRGFHLPPHAPGFLHFLRPNLPIYLLSLTRKLGPVYRFRLGLQDVVVLNSNRAIEEAMVRKWADFAGRPRVPSYKVVSQHYPDLSLGDYSLLWKAHKKLVRSALLLGIRESMEPLTKQLTQEFCEHLRAQASGPVAIQKEFSFFACNIICCLIFGKKDDTLVYAIHNCVRDVMKAWSHWSIQIVDLFPFLKFFPNPMLWKLKKIIEKRDNIVEQQLKQHKESLVTGRWKDMIDYMLQELGRPREDSDSGQLLEGHVHMAVVDLVIGGSETMAASLSWAVAFLLHHPEIQQRLQKELDLQLGPGASSSQILYKDRMRLPLLNATIAEVLRLRPVVPLALPHRTTRASSIFGYDIPEDTVVIPNLQGANLDEMVWERPEEFWPDRFLKPGKNPKVTSFGCGARVCLGEPLARMELFVVLAHLLQAFTLLPEGTLPSLQPLTCSSLNLWMQPFQVRLQPRVLGVPGHDQCQ encoded by the exons ATGCTGTTCCTTGGGCTGTTGTTGCTACTGACGCTATTGGCTGGCAGTCGCCTGCTGTGGGGCCAGAGGAAGCTCAGGGGCTTCCACCTCCCTCCTCATGCCCCAGGCTTCCTGCACTTCCTGCGACCCAACCTCCCCATCTATCTGCTCAGTCTCACTCGGAAACTCGGGCCCGTCTACAGATTCCGCTTAGGGCTGCAGG ATGTTGTGGTGCTGAACTCCAACAGGGCCATTGAGGAGGCCATGGTCAGAAAGTGGGCTGACTTCGCTGGTAGACCCCGGGTACCATCCT ACAAGGTGGTGTCTCAGCACTATCCAGACCTGTCACTAGGGGACTACTCCCTCCTCTGGAAGGCCCACAAGAAACTTGTCCGCTCAGCCCTGCTACTGGGCATCCGTGAATCCATGGAGCCCCTGACGAAGCAACTGACCCAGGAGTTCTGTGAG CACCTGAGAGCCCAGGCCAGTGGCCCCGTGGCCATCCaaaaggaattttctttcttcgcCTGTAACATCATCTGCTGCCTCATCTTTGGAAAAAAG GATGACACCCTGGTATATGCCATTCACAATTGTGTTAGGGATGTGATGAAAGCCTGGAGCCACTGGTCCATCCAAATTGTGGACTTGTTTCCCTTCCTCAAG TTCTTCCCCAACCCAATGCTCTGGAAGCTGAAGAAGATCATAGAAAAAAGGGACAACATTGTAGAGCAGCAGCTGAAGCAGCACAAG GAGAGTTTGGTGACAGGCCGGTGGAAAGACATGATAGACTACATGCTCCAAGAGCTGGGGAGGCCAAGAGAGGACAGTGACTCTGGACAACTCCTTGAAGGGCACGTGCACATGGCCGTGGTGGACCTTGTCATTGGTGGCAGTGAAACCATGGCGGCCTCCCTCTCCTGGGCTGTGGCTTTCTTGCTTCACCACCCTGAG ATTCAGCAGCGACTGCAGAAGGAGTTGGACCTCCAACTGGGGCCTGGGGCCTCAAGCTCCCAGATCCTATACAAGGACCGAATGCGGCTGCCCTTGCTCAATGCCACCATTGCAGAGGTGTTGCGCCTTCGGCCTGTGGTGCCCTTGGCCTTGCCGCACCGCACCACCCGGGCCAGCAG CATCTTTGGCTACGACATCCCTGAGGATACAGTCGTCATCCCTAACCTCCAAGGTGCCAACCTTGACGAGATGGTCTGGGAGCGACCAGAGGAGTTCTGGCCTG ACCGCTTCCTGAAGCCTGGCAAGAATCCCAAAGTGACATCCTTTGGCTGTGGGGCACGTGTGTGCCTGGGGGAACCGCTGGCACGCATGGAGCTCTTCGTGGTGCTGGCCCACCTGCTCCAGGCCTTCACACTGCTGCCTGAGGGCACCCTGCCCTCTCTGCAGCCCCTGACCTGCAGTAGCCTGAACCTCTGGATGCAGCCTTTTCAGGTCCGCCTGCAGCCCCGGGTCCTGGGGGTCCCGGGGCATGACCAGTGCCAGTGA
- the LOC124988309 gene encoding steroid 21-hydroxylase isoform X3, translated as MLFLGLLLLLTLLAGSRLLWGQRKLRGFHLPPHAPGFLHFLRPNLPIYLLSLTRKLGPVYRFRLGLQDVVVLNSNRAIEEAMVRKWADFAGRPRVPSYKVVSQHYPDLSLGDYSLLWKAHKKLVRSALLLGIRESMEPLTKQLTQEFCEHLRAQASGPVAIQKEFSFFACNIICCLIFGKKDDTLVYAIHNCVRDVMKAWSHWSIQIVDLFPFLKFFPNPMLWKLKKIIEKRDNIVEQQLKQHKIQQRLQKELDLQLGPGASSSQILYKDRMRLPLLNATIAEVLRLRPVVPLALPHRTTRASSIFGYDIPEDTVVIPNLQGANLDEMVWERPEEFWPDRFLKPGKNPKVTSFGCGARVCLGEPLARMELFVVLAHLLQAFTLLPEGTLPSLQPLTCSSLNLWMQPFQVRLQPRVLGVPGHDQCQ; from the exons ATGCTGTTCCTTGGGCTGTTGTTGCTACTGACGCTATTGGCTGGCAGTCGCCTGCTGTGGGGCCAGAGGAAGCTCAGGGGCTTCCACCTCCCTCCTCATGCCCCAGGCTTCCTGCACTTCCTGCGACCCAACCTCCCCATCTATCTGCTCAGTCTCACTCGGAAACTCGGGCCCGTCTACAGATTCCGCTTAGGGCTGCAGG ATGTTGTGGTGCTGAACTCCAACAGGGCCATTGAGGAGGCCATGGTCAGAAAGTGGGCTGACTTCGCTGGTAGACCCCGGGTACCATCCT ACAAGGTGGTGTCTCAGCACTATCCAGACCTGTCACTAGGGGACTACTCCCTCCTCTGGAAGGCCCACAAGAAACTTGTCCGCTCAGCCCTGCTACTGGGCATCCGTGAATCCATGGAGCCCCTGACGAAGCAACTGACCCAGGAGTTCTGTGAG CACCTGAGAGCCCAGGCCAGTGGCCCCGTGGCCATCCaaaaggaattttctttcttcgcCTGTAACATCATCTGCTGCCTCATCTTTGGAAAAAAG GATGACACCCTGGTATATGCCATTCACAATTGTGTTAGGGATGTGATGAAAGCCTGGAGCCACTGGTCCATCCAAATTGTGGACTTGTTTCCCTTCCTCAAG TTCTTCCCCAACCCAATGCTCTGGAAGCTGAAGAAGATCATAGAAAAAAGGGACAACATTGTAGAGCAGCAGCTGAAGCAGCACAAG ATTCAGCAGCGACTGCAGAAGGAGTTGGACCTCCAACTGGGGCCTGGGGCCTCAAGCTCCCAGATCCTATACAAGGACCGAATGCGGCTGCCCTTGCTCAATGCCACCATTGCAGAGGTGTTGCGCCTTCGGCCTGTGGTGCCCTTGGCCTTGCCGCACCGCACCACCCGGGCCAGCAG CATCTTTGGCTACGACATCCCTGAGGATACAGTCGTCATCCCTAACCTCCAAGGTGCCAACCTTGACGAGATGGTCTGGGAGCGACCAGAGGAGTTCTGGCCTG ACCGCTTCCTGAAGCCTGGCAAGAATCCCAAAGTGACATCCTTTGGCTGTGGGGCACGTGTGTGCCTGGGGGAACCGCTGGCACGCATGGAGCTCTTCGTGGTGCTGGCCCACCTGCTCCAGGCCTTCACACTGCTGCCTGAGGGCACCCTGCCCTCTCTGCAGCCCCTGACCTGCAGTAGCCTGAACCTCTGGATGCAGCCTTTTCAGGTCCGCCTGCAGCCCCGGGTCCTGGGGGTCCCGGGGCATGACCAGTGCCAGTGA
- the LOC124988309 gene encoding steroid 21-hydroxylase isoform X2, giving the protein MLFLGLLLLLTLLAGSRLLWGQRKLRGFHLPPHAPGFLHFLRPNLPIYLLSLTRKLGPVYRFRLGLQDVVVLNSNRAIEEAMVRKWADFAGRPRVPSYKVVSQHYPDLSLGDYSLLWKAHKKLVRSALLLGIRESMEPLTKQLTQEFCEHLRAQASGPVAIQKEFSFFACNIICCLIFGKKVKDDTLVYAIHNCVRDVMKAWSHWSIQIVDLFPFLKFFPNPMLWKLKKIIEKRDNIVEQQLKQHKESLVTGRWKDMIDYMLQELGRPREDSDSGQLLEGHVHMAVVDLVIGGSETMAASLSWAVAFLLHHPEIQQRLQKELDLQLGPGASSSQILYKDRMRLPLLNATIAEVLRLRPVVPLALPHRTTRASSIFGYDIPEDTVVIPNLQGANLDEMVWERPEEFWPDRFLKPGKNPKVTSFGCGARVCLGEPLARMELFVVLAHLLQAFTLLPEGTLPSLQPLTCSSLNLWMQPFQVRLQPRVLGVPGHDQCQ; this is encoded by the exons ATGCTGTTCCTTGGGCTGTTGTTGCTACTGACGCTATTGGCTGGCAGTCGCCTGCTGTGGGGCCAGAGGAAGCTCAGGGGCTTCCACCTCCCTCCTCATGCCCCAGGCTTCCTGCACTTCCTGCGACCCAACCTCCCCATCTATCTGCTCAGTCTCACTCGGAAACTCGGGCCCGTCTACAGATTCCGCTTAGGGCTGCAGG ATGTTGTGGTGCTGAACTCCAACAGGGCCATTGAGGAGGCCATGGTCAGAAAGTGGGCTGACTTCGCTGGTAGACCCCGGGTACCATCCT ACAAGGTGGTGTCTCAGCACTATCCAGACCTGTCACTAGGGGACTACTCCCTCCTCTGGAAGGCCCACAAGAAACTTGTCCGCTCAGCCCTGCTACTGGGCATCCGTGAATCCATGGAGCCCCTGACGAAGCAACTGACCCAGGAGTTCTGTGAG CACCTGAGAGCCCAGGCCAGTGGCCCCGTGGCCATCCaaaaggaattttctttcttcgcCTGTAACATCATCTGCTGCCTCATCTTTGGAAAAAAGGTCAAG GATGACACCCTGGTATATGCCATTCACAATTGTGTTAGGGATGTGATGAAAGCCTGGAGCCACTGGTCCATCCAAATTGTGGACTTGTTTCCCTTCCTCAAG TTCTTCCCCAACCCAATGCTCTGGAAGCTGAAGAAGATCATAGAAAAAAGGGACAACATTGTAGAGCAGCAGCTGAAGCAGCACAAG GAGAGTTTGGTGACAGGCCGGTGGAAAGACATGATAGACTACATGCTCCAAGAGCTGGGGAGGCCAAGAGAGGACAGTGACTCTGGACAACTCCTTGAAGGGCACGTGCACATGGCCGTGGTGGACCTTGTCATTGGTGGCAGTGAAACCATGGCGGCCTCCCTCTCCTGGGCTGTGGCTTTCTTGCTTCACCACCCTGAG ATTCAGCAGCGACTGCAGAAGGAGTTGGACCTCCAACTGGGGCCTGGGGCCTCAAGCTCCCAGATCCTATACAAGGACCGAATGCGGCTGCCCTTGCTCAATGCCACCATTGCAGAGGTGTTGCGCCTTCGGCCTGTGGTGCCCTTGGCCTTGCCGCACCGCACCACCCGGGCCAGCAG CATCTTTGGCTACGACATCCCTGAGGATACAGTCGTCATCCCTAACCTCCAAGGTGCCAACCTTGACGAGATGGTCTGGGAGCGACCAGAGGAGTTCTGGCCTG ACCGCTTCCTGAAGCCTGGCAAGAATCCCAAAGTGACATCCTTTGGCTGTGGGGCACGTGTGTGCCTGGGGGAACCGCTGGCACGCATGGAGCTCTTCGTGGTGCTGGCCCACCTGCTCCAGGCCTTCACACTGCTGCCTGAGGGCACCCTGCCCTCTCTGCAGCCCCTGACCTGCAGTAGCCTGAACCTCTGGATGCAGCCTTTTCAGGTCCGCCTGCAGCCCCGGGTCCTGGGGGTCCCGGGGCATGACCAGTGCCAGTGA